TTGATACATATTATTCTAATTTTTACGAAACAAAAAGCTTTGAACAAGCTTTAGATGCTCTAACCGAATCAAACGACAAACAATATTATATTTATGTCGCCTGTCATGGTTAAGGATTACGCCTAGGCGGACTCAATTTAGAAACGGTTATGCGCTTAATTGACCAGAAGGCTCAAGAAAAAAATATAGTAGGTGTTCTCTACGGTTCTTGCCTTGTAGGGAACAACTTTGGTCACTTTTAAGCCTATACTCAAGCTTCCTCCATTTGCTGAAAAATAGGTTATAAATGTTCTGTAAATTGGCTAGATGGCACACTTTTAGATGTAAACCTTCTATCTAACTTAATTGGCTTGACCGACAAACGACTTCATCAGGAAGACTATATACTTAATAGCATTAAAAGTGCTTTATCAACTTATAAAAGTGACTATTCTATTGGTTCTAATGAGCAAGAAGAAATGTTACTTTCAGACTCTTTAGCTGCAGTAATCCAGCCTAAAGGACAAGGTAAAAAAAACTAAGGATGTAAGTAACTTACTTTTTGAAGAGTAAATATTATGGCTGCCAGGTAATACTCTTTTAGTTAAGAAGAGGATCAAAACCATCTAACAAAGCTTGACGGTATTCTCCTGTTTTTATTCTAGCATCAGCCAATTTAATATCTGGATAACGACCAATTTTAATTCGTTGTTGCTTACCTTGCCATCTAAAGCGATAATTGAACGTAATTATTGCATTAGCGGTGATCCTTGCGGTCAAACCATCACGGTCAGCTAATTCTCTTTTACCAGTGTAAGGTGCTTTTATGTTTCTGAGTTTGTTATCGCTTAATGACATAGTAAAACCTAAATACAATACGATCCGTCTATGGGCACAGCTTACACTTTTATGATGCACACTTTAGAATTAGCGATAAAAAATAGCAATGAACCTTAATGGATACTAAATTGATAAAACATACTGATATTAAAAGAAAAAATGTAACCTCAGCATGGAGCAACAGAAGCTAATGGATGCTAACAAACAACCTACAATTTTATGGCACGATTACGAGACATGGGGAATTTCACCTGCGTTTGATAAACCTTCTCAGTTTGCTGGTATTCGCACTGATCTTGATTTAAACATTATTGGCGAGCCTGAAATGTTCTATTGTCAGCCGCCTGTAGATTATTTACCTCATCCTGAAGCTTGCTTAGTTACCGGTATTACACCACAAAAAGCACAACAAGCTGGTTTAACCGAGGCTGAGTTTGCGAGTCGAATACATCATTTATTTAGTACACCTAATACCTGTGTGGCCGGTTATAACAACATTCGCTTTGATGACGAAGTAAGCCGCTATTTATTTTATCGCAATTTCTACGACCCTTATGCCCGTGAATGGCAAAATGGTAATAGCCGCTGGGATATTA
The sequence above is a segment of the Colwellia sp. 20A7 genome. Coding sequences within it:
- a CDS encoding Arm DNA-binding domain-containing protein is translated as MSLSDNKLRNIKAPYTGKRELADRDGLTARITANAIITFNYRFRWQGKQQRIKIGRYPDIKLADARIKTGEYRQALLDGFDPLLN